One Turneriella parva DSM 21527 genomic region harbors:
- a CDS encoding FecR domain-containing protein, with protein MNFGFAIIITVAFCVSPAFGAEDAEKLQVIEVKQGDTLSKISKKYLEDPSQWPALLKYNKIANPNLIQPGMKLKVPADLGKKPSAVVIYKSGKAQFARAQENTWKEVFIKLGLFSEDQVRTGPLSNVHLQLSNMTILRLQPESYIIVNKVDKNAKETIFTLQQGRLQAQVESMKKTGGQLVLRTPAAVAAVRGTVFELNASEKESGLACHEGQVDVSAQKVTVQVPQGMGTYVEKGKAPIKPFALPKPPEISASDI; from the coding sequence ATGAATTTCGGTTTTGCAATAATCATAACGGTGGCGTTCTGCGTCAGCCCGGCTTTTGGCGCCGAAGACGCTGAGAAACTGCAGGTCATCGAAGTCAAACAGGGCGATACGCTTTCGAAGATTTCCAAAAAATACCTCGAAGACCCGAGCCAGTGGCCGGCACTACTCAAGTATAACAAGATCGCAAACCCGAACCTGATTCAACCGGGCATGAAACTGAAGGTGCCGGCAGACCTGGGCAAAAAACCTTCGGCGGTGGTGATCTACAAATCGGGCAAAGCACAATTTGCACGCGCGCAAGAAAATACCTGGAAAGAAGTTTTCATCAAGCTTGGTCTTTTCTCTGAAGACCAGGTTCGCACTGGGCCGCTCTCGAACGTTCACCTGCAGCTCAGCAACATGACAATTCTGCGCCTGCAACCCGAAAGCTACATCATCGTGAACAAGGTCGATAAGAACGCGAAAGAAACAATTTTCACGCTGCAGCAAGGTCGCCTGCAGGCGCAGGTCGAAAGCATGAAGAAGACGGGCGGCCAGCTCGTGCTGCGAACCCCGGCAGCGGTTGCCGCTGTGCGCGGCACGGTGTTCGAGCTGAACGCCTCTGAGAAAGAATCTGGCCTCGCATGCCATGAAGGTCAGGTGGATGTATCGGCGCAAAAGGTGACTGTTCAGGTGCCGCAAGGCATGGGCACTTATGTCGAGAAGGGCAAGGCGCCCATCAAGCCATTTGCACTGCCCAAACCTCCCGAAATCTCCGCTTCAGATATTTAA
- a CDS encoding phosphatase PAP2 family protein — MSDFFRRMPPLKQNVLLGLLAVAVAMPMYTATNIVYGDRPGISLATFVDDAVPFLPFSILGYALVYVFIFLPVFTISNRAIFTRVFYGFLLISFIALPFFIFFPVRVPRPGVPTQESFFYWGVAFNYVLDKPVNAFPSLHIANAVFAAACCVKLSPRVGLWGIIAATLITISTLTVRQHFLADLVAATAIALAVYFVLVHKVIRREIQSGGGAALVFAPRTAFWVLYLYVIFLGIAGLLFMAGLRFAPVLPTN, encoded by the coding sequence ATGTCTGATTTTTTTCGCCGCATGCCGCCGCTGAAGCAGAATGTTCTGCTGGGGCTTCTCGCCGTGGCCGTCGCGATGCCGATGTACACAGCGACCAATATCGTCTACGGCGACCGGCCGGGCATCAGCCTTGCCACGTTCGTCGATGATGCGGTTCCGTTTTTGCCGTTTTCGATTCTGGGTTATGCGCTCGTGTACGTGTTTATTTTTTTGCCCGTATTCACGATCAGCAACCGGGCCATCTTCACGCGTGTTTTTTATGGCTTCTTGCTGATAAGTTTCATTGCACTGCCCTTCTTCATTTTTTTTCCGGTGCGCGTTCCGCGGCCGGGCGTGCCGACGCAAGAGAGTTTTTTTTACTGGGGTGTTGCGTTCAATTACGTTCTCGACAAACCCGTGAACGCTTTTCCCAGTTTGCACATTGCGAACGCAGTCTTTGCCGCTGCCTGCTGCGTGAAGCTCTCACCGCGTGTTGGGCTGTGGGGCATTATCGCTGCAACGCTGATTACGATTTCGACGCTCACGGTGCGCCAGCATTTCTTGGCGGATTTAGTCGCCGCCACGGCCATCGCGCTGGCTGTCTATTTTGTACTGGTTCATAAGGTTATTCGGCGTGAAATCCAATCGGGCGGTGGTGCTGCTTTGGTTTTTGCGCCGCGCACTGCTTTCTGGGTGCTGTATCTGTATGTGATCTTCTTGGGCATCGCGGGCTTGCTCTTTATGGCGGGACTCCGTTTCGCACCGGTGTTACCGACCAATTGA
- a CDS encoding diacylglycerol/lipid kinase family protein: MAARKQRSEPAVFIVNPQAGGGKSEKQLKQLLEEIASIYGNAKIQYTERKEHATELSRAAVKAGAELVVAVGGDGTISEVAAGFFDANGKALKPLKQAPALGILPAGSGSDYAKTLGIPRSSAIALQILQTKKTRTVDAGLIDFVGNNGKKTKRVFINIADVGIGGEVVEILERQGKKMGAFLSYQIATLRGLIGYKNKNLEIVLDKKQKFDGEYNGIVVALGKYFGSGMKIAPDAECDDGLFDVVMLGQMSKLEMVAKMQKLRKGTHIYEKNINVYRAKHVSIRSASRALIDSDGEMPGECPAEFTILPAAIKVVVPPTN, from the coding sequence ATGGCCGCTCGTAAACAACGCAGCGAGCCGGCTGTCTTCATTGTCAATCCTCAGGCCGGCGGCGGCAAATCTGAAAAGCAGCTGAAACAGTTGCTCGAAGAGATTGCGTCGATTTACGGCAATGCAAAAATTCAATACACCGAGCGCAAAGAGCATGCAACTGAACTCTCGCGCGCGGCGGTTAAGGCAGGCGCAGAGCTTGTCGTCGCCGTCGGCGGCGATGGTACTATCAGTGAAGTTGCCGCTGGCTTTTTCGATGCAAACGGCAAGGCGCTTAAGCCCCTCAAGCAGGCACCGGCACTGGGTATTCTGCCCGCCGGTTCGGGTAGCGACTATGCGAAGACTCTGGGTATTCCGCGGTCGTCGGCGATTGCGCTGCAGATTCTGCAAACCAAGAAGACGCGCACGGTTGATGCGGGCCTCATTGACTTTGTGGGCAACAACGGCAAAAAAACCAAACGCGTCTTTATCAACATCGCCGACGTCGGTATCGGCGGTGAGGTCGTCGAAATTCTCGAGCGCCAGGGAAAAAAAATGGGAGCGTTCTTGTCTTACCAGATAGCCACGCTTCGGGGCCTCATCGGCTACAAGAACAAGAACCTCGAAATCGTGCTCGACAAGAAGCAGAAGTTCGACGGCGAATACAACGGAATCGTCGTCGCGCTAGGCAAATATTTCGGCAGCGGCATGAAGATCGCGCCTGACGCCGAATGCGACGACGGTCTGTTCGACGTGGTGATGCTCGGGCAGATGAGCAAACTCGAGATGGTCGCCAAAATGCAAAAGCTGCGCAAGGGCACACATATTTACGAGAAGAACATCAATGTCTATCGCGCGAAGCATGTGAGTATACGTTCGGCATCGCGCGCGCTGATCGATTCAGACGGCGAAATGCCCGGCGAATGCCCCGCTGAATTTACGATTTTACCGGCAGCGATAAAGGTCGTCGTGCCGCCGACTAACTAG